The nucleotide window CGCCGAGTAGCCGACGAGCCTGAGGTTGCTCTCGGCGAAGTCGAGGACCCGCCGCCCGTCGGGCGCCACCACGTACGCCTCGTTCACGCGCCACTCCGGCGGCACCGTCCAGTCGAAGACGCGGGTGCCGCTGGGCACCTCGAACGTCTCCAGCGGCATCACGGACGAGATGAGCCTGTGGGTCTCCCTGACGCCGTCGCCGGTGAGGCTGCGGGGCAGCGGCCACAGGGCGTCGAAGAGACCTTCCATGGCCGCCAGCTCGGCGGCGCGGTCGGGCGCGGGCGTCGCGCTCGCGGCCGGCTCCTCCGGCCCGCCCACGCCGTGCTCGTCCGGCGCTCCCACGCCGGGCTCCTCCGGCCCGCTCACGCTCGTCCCCTCATGGCGAACAGGGCCTCCGCGAGCCTGAGGTCGGCCTCGTCGTCGATGTCCACGGCGTGGTCCCAGGGCAGCTCGAAGAGGGCGCGCGGCTCCTGGTGGAAGGTGCCGTGCTCGATCAGGGCGTCCGCGCGCGACCACCACACGGCCCCCGTGGGGCAGAAGAGCGGCGGCAGGTCCTGGCTGCGCCGCTTCAGCGCCTCGGGGAACAACGGCGCGGCCGCGCCGTCCTCGCCGCGCCTCAGCGCCCACCACGGGTTCAGCCAGCCGTAGCGGCACACCGAGACCTGGGCGGCGAAGGGCTGGGCGAGGAACGCCTCGTAGCTGGCGCGCACGTCTGCGGCGTCCCGCAGCGGGCAGTTGGGGAGCAGCAGCGCGACGCGCTCGTAGCGCTCGCCGGCCTCCTCCAGCCGTGCCAGCGCGTCGACCGCCGCCGCCGACACCGGCGTGTGGTCGTCGGCCAGGCGCGCGTCGCGCATGAACGGCACCTCGGCGCCGTGCTCCCTGGCGACCGCGGCCAGCTCGGGGTCGTCGGTGCTGACGACCACGCGCGCGAAGCAGCCGGACCGGGTAGCGGCGCGGATCGTGTGCGCCACCATCGGCAGGCCGCCCAGTGGCAGCAGGTTCTTGCGGGGCAGGCGCTTCGAGCCGCCCCTCGCCGGGATCACGGCCAGGCTCCCGCGAGGCGCGGACATGGCGGGAGTCTACGTCGGGGACGCATGCCGCGCTGTGAGGGCGGCTGGGGCGCCGCCGCGGCCCCGTGGTAGCTTCCTCTCGCGTTGCCAGGCACCGTCCACGTCGTCCACTGCGTCGACACCGAGGGCCCGCTCCACGAGTCGCTCGAGGCGACGTTCGAGCGGCTCGAGGTCATGACCGGCGTGCGGCTCGACCCGACGCCGGAGAACCTCGAGCGCGTCAGGCGCGGCGAGGTGGACCTGGGCGGCAAGGAACGGGCCGCCGCCCTCGCCTTCTCCCGCCAGCTCCTCGACTACAACGACACCTGGGACAAGGTCGACGCGATGCTCGAGGACATGATGTCGCCGGCGTTCCGCCGGCGCTACGCCGACCCGGAGGGCCGGCCCTGGACGTTCTCCTGGTTCTGCGTCGACCACGTGGGCTACGCGGTGAACCCGCGCCGTCGCGACATGGGCTACCACAACGTCTTCGACCACTACCGGGCGCTGCTGAGGCGCCACGACGTGCCGGACGAGGTCCACTGGCACGCGCACCCCATGCCCACGTACCGCGAGGCGCACAGGAACGCGACCTCGTACCTCCGCTCGCCCCACGTCCTCGAGACGCTGTGCCGACGCGTCATCGACAGGCGGTGGTTCCCCGTCGCCTTCCGGCCGGGCTTCCACGTGGAGCGCGCCGACAGCCACTGGCTGCTCGAGCAGTTCGTGCCCTTCGACTTCGGCAACCAGGCCATGCCGGAGACGGACCTGGAGGCGGCGCAGCGCGACGTCGCCGGCGGGCGCTTCGGCGACTGGCGCCGGGCGCCGGCCGACTGGTCGCACTACCACCCGCACCACGACGACTACCAGGCGCCCGGCTCCTGCCGGCGCGTGATCTTCCGCTGCCTGAACGTGGGCACGCGCCTGCGCCTGCTGGACGAGGACGAGGTGCGCAAGGCGTTCGCGAGGGCGCGCGCCGGTCACGAGACTGTCATGGCCTTCACCGACCACGACTTCCGCGACATGCGACCGGACGTGGCCGAGGTGCACGCGCTCGTCACCCGGGTGGCCCGCGACTACCCCGACGTCGCCTGGCGGAACTCGGGAGCGCTCGCGGCGGCGCGCGCCGCGCTGGGCCTCGAGCCGCCGGAGCCGCTCGTCCTGGAGGCGGAGCTGGTCCGCGACGGCGACAGGCTGCTCCTCGGCGTGAGCGCGAACCACGACACCTTCGGCCCCCAGCCGTTCCTAGCGGTGAAGAGCCACGACCAGGCCTACTCGTACGACAACCTCGACGTGCAGGAGCCGTTCCGGCGCTGGAGCTACGTGTTCGACGAGCAGTCGTTCCGCCCCCGGGCGCTGGAGGCGATAGGCGTGGCCTCGGCGGACCGCTACGGGCAGACGTCCGTCGTCGTGCTGGACCCCGCCGAGGCGCTGCGGCGTTAAGGTCTAGGCGTAGGACTTCAGCGCACGCCCTCAGCTAGCTGCACGAGGAGGTCGCCCCCATGAGCGCGATCGAGGACATCGGCACCAGGTACCTGGGCAGGGAGTGGGAGAGCGCCCCCGCCACCTTCGAGGTGAGGAGCCCGGCGACGGGCGAGGTGGTGGCGCGCGTGGCCGACTGCGGCGCCGACGAGGCGCGCCGGGCCGCCGACGTGGCCGCCGAGGCCTTCGAGTCCTGGCGCGGGACGACGGCCTTCGAGCGCTCGGCGATCCTGGAGCGCTGGGCCGACCTGATGCTGGAGCGCCAGGAGGAGCTGGCGCGGGCGATGACGTCCGAGATGGGCAAGCCCATCAGGGAGTCGCGCGGCGAGGTGGCGTACGCGGCCGGGTTCATCAAGTGGTACGCCGAGGAAGCGAAGCGGGTCGTCGGCGAGACGATCCAGAGCCAGTTCGGCCACAAGCGCCTCTTCGCGCTGAAGCAGCCCGTCGGGCCGGTGTTCGCCGTCACGCCATGGAACTTCCCGCTGGCGATGGTGACGCGCAAGGCCGCGCCGGCCCTCGCCGCCGGCTGCACCTTCATCCTCAAGCCGGCCGAGCAGAGCCCGCTGTCGGCCCTGCTCTCGGCCGACCTGTGGCGCGAGGCCGGCGGGCCGGAGGGCACGCTGCAGGTGCTGCCCTCCGCCGACCCGGTGCCCGTGGCGAAGGCGCTGATGGCCGACCCGCGCGTCAGGAAGGTGACGTTCACCGGCTCCACCGAGGTGGGGCGGATCCTCTACCGGCAGGCGGCCGACACCGTCAAGCGCATCTCGCTCGAGCTGGGCGGCCACGCGCCGCTCATCGTCTTCGACGACGCGGACCTGGACGTGGCCGTGAAGCAGACCGTGGCCTGCAAGTACCGCAACGCGGGCCAGACCTGCGTGTGCACGAACCGCATCTACGTGCAGCGCGGCGTGGCCGAGGAGTTCACGCGCGCGTTCGCCGCGGCCAGCCAGGCGCTGAAGGTGGGCGACCCCATGGAGGACGACACCGACGTGGGGCCGCTCGTGGACGCCCAGGGTCTCGCCAAGGTGCGCTCTCACCTCGATGATGCCGTGTCGAAGGGCGCGCGGGTGGTCTCGGGCGGCCGGAGCCTAGAGGGCCTCTACTTCCAGCCCACCGTCGTCACCGACGTGACGTCCGACATGCTCATGATGCGCGAGGAGACCTTCGGGCCCGTCGCGCCCCTCGTGACGTTCGACGACGAGGACGAGGCCGTCCGCCTCGCCAACGACTCACCGTACGGCCTGGCGGCCTACCTGTTCACGAACGACGTGTCGCGCGCGTTCCGCGTGGCCGAGGCGCTCGAGTACGGCATCGTGGGCGTCAACGACGGCGTGCCCTCCACCCCGCAGGCGCCGTTCGGCGGCGTGAAGCAGTCCGGCGTCGGCCGCGAGGGCGGTCACTGGGGCATCGAGGAGTACCTCGAGGTCAAGTACGTCGCGCTCGGCCTGAGGTAACGGTTCGCGGCGGGGCTCCGGCGGCAGGTCGCGCCGGGCCCGACGTAGGCCCTCCCGCCGGCTAGCGAGGCGGTCCGTGCACCAGGCGGACGCCGTGACGGCGCCCGGGACCACGGCGCCGTCCCGCGCCGCGGGCCTCACGACTCGAGCCTCCCGAGGAGACCCTGGCACGCCTGCTGGCACTCCCGGCAGGCCGTGGCGCAGACGCGGCAGTGCTCCATGTGGCCGGCGTGGCGCTCGCACTCGTCGCCGCAGGCGCGGCAGGCCTCGGCGCAGGCGCGCAGCTGGGCGAGCAGCAGCGAGGGCTCGCGCTCGGTGAGGCGCGTGGCGACGGCGCCGGTGGCGGCGCACACGTCGGCGCAGGCGAGGTTCAACGCGATGCAGCGGCGCAGCGCCTCCACCTCGGCCTCGGCCAGGCAGGCGTCGGCACACGAGGTGCACGCCTGGGCGCAGTCGTAGCAGGAGGCGATGCAGTCGGCGAGCTGGTTCATCCCCTGGCCGTCGACCTCGGGGAAGCCCTCCCCGGCCTGGGGATGAGTGCTCAGCATCTCGCGCGCGTGCATGACTTCCTCCTCGGGCGCGGGCGGGGCGCGGCACCGCTCCCGCCGGCGCGGCGGGCGGGTCCTCGCCCGCGCTCGTCCCCTCGACGCTCCGCGGCCGGCCAGGCTGCGAAGCGCTGGTACGGCCGCGTTGCCGGAGCATGGGGGCCGGCCGTTAAGCGGGCGTGAGAGGGCTCCCGCGGTGCGCCGCCGCCGCGGCACGGCAGGGAGGGCGGCGCCACGGGACGCCGGGGCCCGCGTCGCCGGCGCCGCGCCGCCGCAGCTGAAGGGCCGACGCGCCGCGTCGTCCACACACGCGGCTGTCACCGAGCGTGTCTAGACTCGCGGCACGTGAAGGGTCTGGGGACGGCGCTCGCGCGCGACGTTTCGTCGCGGAGTGGAGGTACCCCGTGCGCACTCGGCCTGGACCATCACGCCTCAGGCACTTGGCCCCACTGCTGCTGCTCGCTCTACTAGCCGCCTGCGCGAAGGACGGCCTGGCCCGCCTGCGGGAGCCGGCGGACGTGAGCGCCCAGACCGTCGAGGACGGCATCCTCGTCACGTGGACCGACATGAGCGACGGCGAGGACGGCCACCGCGTCTACCGCCAGGAGGTCGAGTCCGGGAACCCCGTCGGGGACCCCGAGGAGGTCGGCACCACCGGACCCGACGAGGAGAGCTTCCTCGACACGACCGGCGAGCAAGGCAAGACCTACACGTACGCCGTCACGGCCTTCAAGGGCGACGTCGAGAGCTCCGCGGCCGAGCAGGAGGGCCCGCCCGTCGGCCCGCCCCCGAGCCCCGAGCCCGAGCCGGAACCTGACGGCATCATCGAGGTGACGAGCCTGAGCGGCGGCACGGGCGGGCCGGCCTGCACGCTCCGCGACGCCATCGCGGCCGCCGACACCGACACGGCGACGGGCGGCTGCGAGGCGGGCATCGGCGCCGACGTGATCCTGCTCCCTGCCGGCGTCATCACGCTGACGGAGGTCCACGGCGACACCGACGGGCCCACGGGCCTGCCGTCCGTCACGACCGAGGTCGAGGTGCGCGGCGCCCTGGCCCTCGAGCCCGTCGGCGGGGGAGACGGCGGCGGGTCTCCGACGACGACCGTGGCGCGGGCCGACGACGCGCCGCCCTTCCGCCTCTTCCACGTCGCCGCTTCTGGCAGCCTCACGCTGAGCGGCGTCAACGTCGAGGGCGGCTACCTCGAGGGCGGCTCGAGCGGTGCGGGCATGTACGTCGCCGGCGCGGCCACGCTCATCACCGTCGCCTTCACGGGCAACGAGGCGCAGGGCGCCGACGGCGGGGCGCTGGCTGCGGCGGGCGCGACCCTCGACCTCGACGCCGTCGACTTCACGGGCAACGTCGTGGGCCCCGACGACGGCGCCTTCACCGGGGCGGCCATACACCTCGTCGGCTCCCAGCTCGACCACGAGCTCGGCACGCTGACGGGCAACCGGGGGAGCTTCGCCGGCGGCTCGGCGGTCGTGTACGTTGACGCCGACTCCGAGGCGAACCTCCGCGACGTCGACATCGTCGACAACGAGGCCGCGGGCGTGTGGAACCTGGGTCAGCTCGGGTTCTTCGACGGCAGCATCAGGTCCAGCGCCAACGAGCTCGAGGGCGGACTCCTCAACGAGGGCGAGGGGCTCGTCGAGAACTCGGAGATCAGCGGCAACGTGGCCCAGCACACCGGCGGCGTCTACAACACCGGCACGCTGGACATCGGGTTCTCGACGATCGAGGACAACGAGGTCCTGGCCGAGGAGGCCGGCCTGGCGGGCGGGGTGGCCAACGTGGGCGGCTCCATGGGCTTCACGGCCACCGGGGTGATCGGGAACGTGGCGCACGGGGAGGGCAGCGGCGGCGGCATCTTCAACTCCGGCACGATGATCAAGGGCGACGGCGGCGTGCAGGGCAACGAGGCGCCCACGGGGGGCGGCATCTACCTGGCCGCGCCGGGCAGCCTGGAGCTGGAGCAGCTCGAGACGATCTTCGAGAACCGCGCGACGGGGAACGGCGGCGGCATCTACATCGACGGCCCGGCGCTGCTCGTGATCGAGAGCGGCGGCGACGTCGAGATCAGGAACAACGTGGCCGACGCCGACGGCGACGGGGTGGGCGCGGGCGGCGGGATCTTCCACACCGGCCTGGCCGAGGGCAGCGTCATCCCGGACGGCACGGTCTTCGACAACGAGCCCGACGACATCAGCGGGCCGCTGCTACCGTGAGCGCCGGGCAGCGCGCCGAGCCGTGAGCGCCGGTCGGAGGCGGCCCGCCGCGCCGCCTCCGCCGCCCGCCACGCCACAGCCGCACGGCACCGCCGCCCGCTCCCATCCGCTGTCACCTGCTACTCCGCCGGCTGTCATCTGGCGCACCTAGGCTCGGAGGACGTCAGAGGGAGGCGGTCATGGACGACTGGAGGCTGTGCACGAGATGCGGCCTCGTGCCCGGCGCGGCGCGGGACGACGACCCGGAAGAGTGCCTGTGCGACGACTGCCGCCGCCACGTCGAACACCTGGGCGAGGCGGCCGTCGACCTGGCGCGGCTGCTGGTGCGCTGGGGACGCGAGCAGCGCTGGCGCGGCGTGGACGCCGAGGTGCTGCTCGAGGCCGTCGGCCTGTCGTTCGCGCTGTTCGAGGCGCGCGTCTCCGGCGGGCCGGACCTGGGCGGGGCGCCGCAGCTCCTGCACGCCGGCCTCGAGGGCGACGCGCTGCTGCTCACGCTCGCCAGCGACCCCACGGCGGTGTGGCGCGAAGCGTTCGGCAGCCTCGAGTCTCCCCACCACCGCGTGCCGTTCCTCGTCGTGACCGAGCCGGGACCGTCGCCGGCCGACGTCACCCTGCACTACTGGGACAAGCGCGAGCACGCGGCCAAGACCCTGACGTTCTGGTCGGGGGACGACCAGGTCCTGGAGGAGTTCGAGGAGGCGACCGGGGCGCGTCGCTGGGGCGTGCCGTGGAGCGTCGTGCAGGTCGGCGGGCTCGCGGAGGGCTCGTCGGGCGCCGTCGAGGACCTGTGCGAGATCGCGGGGGCCCTCGGCTTCTTCCCCCTCGTCGGCAGCCGCGACGCCGCCTCGGGCACGGCTACGATCGAGCTGGCCGGCGACATGACCGAGCTCGCCAGGGCGGAGCTCGTCGACACGATCGCCAGCTCGCTGGCCTGCGACCCGCTGAAGGTCTCCGTAGAGCCGGTCGCGCGTCGCTAGCCCCGAGGCCCCTCGCGGCGCGACGCCCTCCGGAAGGCTCCCGGGGCCACGCCGCGAGGCCCGTGCCCCGACGTCCGCCCGAGGCCCACGGGGCCGCTGTCCGCGGACGACCCTGAGACGAGCATGTGAGCTCGACCTATCACCGCGTGCCGCATCTCACGAGGGAAAGACCTAGCATCGCCGCGCTACGACGAGGTCGTGCGAAAGGAGGGCACATGAGTCGGTCTTCCGCCTTGAAGGCTGCGACGGTGGTGGCGCTCCTAGCAGGCGGCGCCGCCATGGCGCAGGAGGACGGCGCTGCGCTGTTCCAGCAGCACTGCGCCGTGTGTCACGGCAACGAGGGCCAGGGCCTGGTCGGCCCGAACCTGGCGGGCAACGACAACCTCGAAGACGCTGACCATGTCATCCGCCAGATCCTCAACGGCGGCCAGCAGATGCCGCCCTTCCGCAGCGTGCTGAACGACGAACAGATCGCGGCCGTGGCCACGCACGTCCGCACCTCCTGGGGCAACGAGTTCGGTCCCGTGGAGCCGGAGCAGGTCGCGGAGGCCCGCGCGGGCCGGGGCGGTGGCGGACAGCCGCCCGACCAGCAGCAGGGCGAGGAGCAGCCGCCGGCCCAGGGCGAGGAGCAGCCGCCCGAGGAACCGGAGGGCGAGGAACAGCCACCAGCCGCCGCGCCCGTCGAGCCCGAGCCCCCGGCCATACCCCCGGCGTTCGAGGGCCAGTACAACCCCGTGACCGACGAGCGGCTCCTGGACCCCGAGCCCGGCAACTGGCTCATGTACAAGCGGACCTACGACCTGCAGAGCTTCAGCCCTCTCGACCAGGTCAACACGGAGAACGTCGCCGACCTCGAGCCGGTGTGGACGTTCGCGACGGGCGTCACCGACGGCCACGAGGCGCCGCCCATCGTCAACGACGGCATCATGTTCGTGACGGGCGCCTTCAACACGCTGTTCGCCCTCGACGCCCGCAACGGCGACCTGATCTGGGAGTACCGGCGCGAGCTCGCCGAGGACGTGGCCCCCGAGGTGTGCTGCGGGCTGGTGAACCGCGGCGTCGCCCTCTACGGCGACAAGGTCTACATGGCGACGCTCGACTCGCACCTCCTCGCCTTCGACGCGGTCACCGGCGAGATGGTCTGGGACACGACCGTCGCCGACTACACGCAGGGCTACGCCATGACGCTGGCGCCCCTCGCCGCCGCGGGCAAGGTCCTCGTGGGCGTCGCCGGCGGCGAGTACGGCATCCGCGGCTTCGTCGCCGCGTACGACGCCGAGACGGGCGAGGAGGTCTGGAAGACCTACACGATCCCCGAGCCCGGCGAGCCCGGCAGCGAGACCTGGCCCGGCGACACCTGGCAGACCGGCGGGGCGCCCATCTGGGTCACGGGCTCCTACGACCCCGAGCTCGGCCTCACCTACTGGGGCACCGGCAACGGCGGGCCCTGGATGGGCGACGCCAGGCCCGGCGACAACCTCTACGTCTCCTCGGTCATCGCCCTCGACATCGAGACCGGCGAGATCCGGGCCCACTACCAGTACGTGCCCAACGACTCGTGGGACTACGACGAGATCTCGGACCAGACGCTGGTGGAGGTGGAGCGCGACGGCGAGACCGTACGGGGCCTCATCCACGCCGGCCGCAACGGCTACTTCTACCTGCTCGACCGGACCAACCTCGACTTCATCTACGGCGTGCCCTACATCGAGGGCGGGCCGATGACGATCACCGGGTTCGAGGAGGACGGCCGGCCGATCATCCCCGAGGAGCGCAAGCCCGGCCTCGACAAGTCCGCCGAGGTCTGCCCCGTCACCGGCGGCGCCAACAACTGGTTCGGGCTGTCCTTCAGCCCGCAGACCGCCTACGCCTACGTCCCGACGACCGAGTACTGCATGACGATCACCGGCACGGAGGTCCAGTACGAGGCGGGCGAGAACTTCACCGGCGCGGAAGCGGAGCGCTATCCCCCCGAAGGGTTCGACTGGACCGGCGCGCTGCAGGCGATCGACGTGGCGACGGGCGAGGTCGTGTGGAAGGTGCAGCAGACCACGCCGTTCCGCTCCGCGGTCACTGCCACAGCCGGCGGCCTGGTGTTCGGCGGCGACATCTTCACCCGCGAGTTCCGCGCCTACGACGCCACGACCGGCGAGATCCTGTGGCGCTTCAAGGCGAACTCGAGCGTCCAGGGCGTGCCCGTGAGCTACGAGATCGACGGCGTGCAGTACATCGCGGTCCAGGCCGGCTACGGCGGTGCCGCCGCGAACTACATCCCGCGCGCCGCTGAGGCCTTCGGCATCCCGTTCACGCCCGTGCGCGGCGGGACGGTGTGGGTGTTCGCGCTGGACCAGGAGCAGGAGCAGTAGCCCCGGGTCCATGACGTCCGCCGCTCTCAGGCAGGCCGGCCGCCTCGCGCGGCTGGCCTGCCTGCCGTTCGCCCTCGCCGTCCTGGGGTGGCCGCCGTCCGCGGCTCAGGACGCCGCCGCGCAGGGGTCCGCAGCGCGGCCGGTCGCGGCGCGCGGGTCCGCGACCTGGGAGCTGAAGGTCTGCGCGGACCCCGACAACCTCCCCTACTCTGACAGGGAGCAGCAGGGCTTCGAGAACCGCGTCCTGGAGATCCTCGCCGACGAGGTCGGCGCCGAGGTCAGCTACGCCTGGCTCCCGGTCCCCAGGCGCGAGGGGCAGGCCGAGCTCATGCTGCGCATGGGCGCCTGCGACGTCCTCGCCTCCGTCCCCGACGGCAGCGAGCCGTACCTCACGACGCTGCCCTACTACCAGAGCATCGAGACGTTCGTGACGCGCGAGGACGCGCCGTTCGCGGTCGACTCGCTCGACGACCCGCGCCTGGCCGAGCTGAGGATCGGCGTCCTGCGCGGCAGCCCGTCCGACTACGCCCTGGTGCGGCGCGGGATGATCGACAACGTCAGCCACTTCTTCTCGTCCGACCCGCGCGACGAGATACTCCGGCGGGTCGTCGACGGCACCCTTGACGTGGGCATCCTCTGGGGACCCATCGCCGGCTACGAGGCCGAGCGTCTCGACCTGCCCGTGACGCTCGAGCCCGTGAGCCCCGAGCTCGACATGCCGTTCCTGCCGATGTTCCAGTCCCTCTCCTTCGCCCTGCGCAGCGACGACCTCGCCCTCGCGGACCTCCTCAACGCGGCGCTGGGGCGACGCTGGGAGGACGTCCAGGCGGTCCTCGAGGGGTACGGGGTGCCGCTCAGGCCCCTGACTCCCCCGGGCAGCCCGGGCCAGCCGGCGGAAGGCGCCCTGCGCATCGGGGTCGTGCTGCCGACCCTGACCGGTACCGACCCCGTCTTCCCCATGGGGCCCGAGCTGGTCGGCGAGCCGGCGCTGCGCGGGGCCATGCTGGCGGCGGAGCGCCTCGACGTCGACCCCGAGCGGCCCGTGGAGCTGCTGGTGGCGACGGCCCCGACCGCCGAGGCCGCCGAGCGCGCCGCGCGCCGGCTGGCTGCGGCCCAGGGGGCCGACGTCCTCGTCGGCGGCGAGGGCGAGGGTCAGGCCGAGGCGATCGCCGCAGTGGCCGAGGAGTTCGGCCTCCCGTTCCTCGACGTCGGGGGCGGGACGCTCGCGTGCCGCCCGGGCACGTTCAGGGTCGGCGCCGACGACGCCACGTACCTGGACGCCCTGGCGCGCGTGATGGCGGAGGACGGCGTCGAGAGCTGGTACGTCGTCTACACCGACACGCCGCTGG belongs to Trueperaceae bacterium and includes:
- a CDS encoding acylneuraminate cytidylyltransferase family protein; this encodes MSAPRGSLAVIPARGGSKRLPRKNLLPLGGLPMVAHTIRAATRSGCFARVVVSTDDPELAAVAREHGAEVPFMRDARLADDHTPVSAAAVDALARLEEAGERYERVALLLPNCPLRDAADVRASYEAFLAQPFAAQVSVCRYGWLNPWWALRRGEDGAAAPLFPEALKRRSQDLPPLFCPTGAVWWSRADALIEHGTFHQEPRALFELPWDHAVDIDDEADLRLAEALFAMRGRA
- a CDS encoding NAD-dependent succinate-semialdehyde dehydrogenase, which gives rise to MSAIEDIGTRYLGREWESAPATFEVRSPATGEVVARVADCGADEARRAADVAAEAFESWRGTTAFERSAILERWADLMLERQEELARAMTSEMGKPIRESRGEVAYAAGFIKWYAEEAKRVVGETIQSQFGHKRLFALKQPVGPVFAVTPWNFPLAMVTRKAAPALAAGCTFILKPAEQSPLSALLSADLWREAGGPEGTLQVLPSADPVPVAKALMADPRVRKVTFTGSTEVGRILYRQAADTVKRISLELGGHAPLIVFDDADLDVAVKQTVACKYRNAGQTCVCTNRIYVQRGVAEEFTRAFAAASQALKVGDPMEDDTDVGPLVDAQGLAKVRSHLDDAVSKGARVVSGGRSLEGLYFQPTVVTDVTSDMLMMREETFGPVAPLVTFDDEDEAVRLANDSPYGLAAYLFTNDVSRAFRVAEALEYGIVGVNDGVPSTPQAPFGGVKQSGVGREGGHWGIEEYLEVKYVALGLR
- a CDS encoding four-helix bundle copper-binding protein is translated as MHAREMLSTHPQAGEGFPEVDGQGMNQLADCIASCYDCAQACTSCADACLAEAEVEALRRCIALNLACADVCAATGAVATRLTEREPSLLLAQLRACAEACRACGDECERHAGHMEHCRVCATACRECQQACQGLLGRLES
- a CDS encoding PQQ-dependent dehydrogenase, methanol/ethanol family: MSRSSALKAATVVALLAGGAAMAQEDGAALFQQHCAVCHGNEGQGLVGPNLAGNDNLEDADHVIRQILNGGQQMPPFRSVLNDEQIAAVATHVRTSWGNEFGPVEPEQVAEARAGRGGGGQPPDQQQGEEQPPAQGEEQPPEEPEGEEQPPAAAPVEPEPPAIPPAFEGQYNPVTDERLLDPEPGNWLMYKRTYDLQSFSPLDQVNTENVADLEPVWTFATGVTDGHEAPPIVNDGIMFVTGAFNTLFALDARNGDLIWEYRRELAEDVAPEVCCGLVNRGVALYGDKVYMATLDSHLLAFDAVTGEMVWDTTVADYTQGYAMTLAPLAAAGKVLVGVAGGEYGIRGFVAAYDAETGEEVWKTYTIPEPGEPGSETWPGDTWQTGGAPIWVTGSYDPELGLTYWGTGNGGPWMGDARPGDNLYVSSVIALDIETGEIRAHYQYVPNDSWDYDEISDQTLVEVERDGETVRGLIHAGRNGYFYLLDRTNLDFIYGVPYIEGGPMTITGFEEDGRPIIPEERKPGLDKSAEVCPVTGGANNWFGLSFSPQTAYAYVPTTEYCMTITGTEVQYEAGENFTGAEAERYPPEGFDWTGALQAIDVATGEVVWKVQQTTPFRSAVTATAGGLVFGGDIFTREFRAYDATTGEILWRFKANSSVQGVPVSYEIDGVQYIAVQAGYGGAAANYIPRAAEAFGIPFTPVRGGTVWVFALDQEQEQ
- a CDS encoding ABC transporter substrate-binding protein, translating into MTSAALRQAGRLARLACLPFALAVLGWPPSAAQDAAAQGSAARPVAARGSATWELKVCADPDNLPYSDREQQGFENRVLEILADEVGAEVSYAWLPVPRREGQAELMLRMGACDVLASVPDGSEPYLTTLPYYQSIETFVTREDAPFAVDSLDDPRLAELRIGVLRGSPSDYALVRRGMIDNVSHFFSSDPRDEILRRVVDGTLDVGILWGPIAGYEAERLDLPVTLEPVSPELDMPFLPMFQSLSFALRSDDLALADLLNAALGRRWEDVQAVLEGYGVPLRPLTPPGSPGQPAEGALRIGVVLPTLTGTDPVFPMGPELVGEPALRGAMLAAERLDVDPERPVELLVATAPTAEAAERAARRLAAAQGADVLVGGEGEGQAEAIAAVAEEFGLPFLDVGGGTLACRPGTFRVGADDATYLDALARVMAEDGVESWYVVYTDTPLGEERHRLLVDALEREAPGGEEVGSLAVPPDQPLYTRAFDAIAESGAGAAVLLLEADAQLVFLGQYETAGVDAAVYAFPSDIAQTRQFYAALAFDAGATASAAPRVALWDASVADDAGLNERFLGRWGYPMDPAAWSAYAAVKVAVDAAAGAGSSEPEDLLRYLSDPDSRFDLHKGEPLAFREGDHQLVQPLYAVRLRPDAAELPGLAAVVDVVEVNGGEAACEGGR